The following proteins come from a genomic window of Sesamum indicum cultivar Zhongzhi No. 13 linkage group LG10, S_indicum_v1.0, whole genome shotgun sequence:
- the LOC105172011 gene encoding flowering time control protein FPA, translating into MAPPVKSAANPILSQGGGAYPPRENPPSNNLWIGNLSPDVSNTELKALFEKHGKVDSVISYPSRNYAFIYFKEIEGADSAKQGLQGHVLRGNPLRIEFAKPAKPCKSLWVAGLSQSVSKEELEEKFARFGKIEEFRFLRDRNTAYVDYVKLEDATQALKSMNGKRIGGSQIRVDFLRSQSSRREPDAKEGQFPSRNMATSDFRWMGQDSLNSYPEPGLSGSKRKSQYLSIGSQMGDAPPSKVLWISHPPSVIIEEDMLHNAMILFGEIERIKTFSDRNYAFVEFRSIEEARRAKEGLQGKLFNDPRISIEYSSSEFPGARGQAGEYPFQPVQMDILGLNRPVMLSNNTARPSLGVRGSDLYMRQSLGPHSTFEPALHGPDLIDLASVHKLQNPSTQTLMGGPTWRRSSPTPVIVSSPSAGFGVPNRSASGAWDGFDANQLQRESKRSRFDNALLPEDQGGLDEQYGLRPLSSSVASGSLIRGTSGGPGQRHSESDCIWRGLIAKGGTPVCRARCVPIGEGLGADIPDVVNCSARTGLDLLSKHYDDAIGFDIVFFLPDSEDDFASYTEFLRYLGSKDRAGVAKFDDGTTLFLVPPSDFLTRVLKVSGPERLYGVVLKFPQAVPTSTTMIPRPMHSHADSHKMTSLHAGYSASPPEERVLPLDNSRVLPEDPKLPPKASFPVTSSLPAHSIPPTTVASQASLALTPELIATLTALLPANNGSSGSQTASLPQTPSMLGARSNVAAGPDTNAALWKHELQALDHNGQLVQQLGSQINSQLQHLQVAQSAPTASNSTGYYPQMLNSYGQMHDRPMNLTPQGATSSKPLAPSIPLQSGSVSVAPEMNQHYQPGSSQDVLRGQGMDNGPDALRFYNSSNVQPPVYPVALSNQVQLNGVSPPQPYMPQPSQVDVTHQSQPPQTAPFGGSQESAETEADKNERYKTTLLFAANLLSRIHQPSGNQPGQGAGGH; encoded by the exons atGGCACCGCCCGTTAAATCGGCGGCGAATCCAATCCTGAGTCAGGGTGGCGGCGCATATCCGCCGCGGGAGAACCCGCCATCAAATAACTTGTGGATCGGAAACCTATCGCCAGATGTAAGTAATACTGAATTGAAAGCCTTGTTTGAAAAACACGGTAAAGTCGATAGCGTCATCTCATACCCGTCCCGCAACTACGCGTTCATCTACTTCAAGGAAATTGAGGGTGCGGACTCCGCGAAACAGGGTCTCCAGGGGCACGTTCTCCGTGGAAATCCTTTAAGGATTGAGTTTGCGAAACCG GCTAAACCGTGTAAGAGTTTATGGGTGGCTGGACTTAGCCAATCTGTTTCCAAAGAGGAATTAGAGGAAAAGTTCGCCAGGTTCGGTAAAATCGAGGAGTTCAGATTTCTCAGAGACCGAAACACTGCTTATGTTGATTATGTTAAATTGGAAGATGCTACTCAGGCATTGAAAAGTATGAATGGAAAACGAATTGGTGGTTCTCAGATACGTGTGGATTTTCTTAGATCACAATCTTCCAGAAGa GAGCCAGATGCAAAGGAAGGTCAGTTTCCCAGTAGGAATATGGCCACTTCAGATTTTCGTTGGATGGGACAAGATTCATTGAACAGTTATCCTGAGCCTGGTCTTTCTGGTTCCAAAAGGAAAAGT CAATATCTTTCAATAGGATCACAAATGGGAGATGCGCCACCAAGTAAAGTTTTGTGGATAAGCCATCCTCCTTCTGTTATTATTGAAGAAGACATGCTTCATAATGCCATGATTTTGTTTGGGGAAATTGAGAGGATTAAGACATTTAGCGACAGGAATTATGCTTTTGTGGAATTCAGAAGCATTGAAGAAGCTAGGCGTGCCAAAGAGGGACTGCAGGGCAAGCTCTTTAATGACCCAAGAATTTCTATTGAGTATTCCAGCAGTGAATTTCCTGGAGCTAGAGGACAAGCTGGTGAATATCCATTTCAACCAGTTCAGATGGACATTCTGGGTCTTAACCGCCCAGTTATGCTGAGCAATAACACTGCACGTCCATCCCTTGGAGTTCGTGGATCTGATCTATATATGAGGCAATCATTAGGTCCCCATAGTACATTTGAACCGGCACTTCATGGTCCGGACTTAATCGACTTGGCTTCTGTTCATAAATTGCAGAACCCTAGTACGCAAACTTTGATGGGAGGACCAACTTGGAGAAGGTCATCTCCAACCCCTGTAATAGTCTCTTCACCTTCAGCAGGTTTTGGTGTGCCGAATAGATCTGCATCTGGAGCATGGGATGGTTTTGATGCTAACCAACTTCAGAGAGAATCTAAAAGATCAAGGTTTGATAATGCTTTGCTTCCTGAAGATCAAGGAGGATTGGATGAACAATATGGGCTGCGTCCATTAAGTAGCAGTGTAGCTTCTGGTTCTCTAATAAGGGGCACAAGCGGTGGCCCTGGGCAGCGTCATTCTGAAAGTGATTGCATATGGCGCGGTCTTATTGCGAAAGGCGGAACACCTGTTTGTCGTGCTCGATGTGTTCCTATAGGAGAAGGTCTTGGTGCTGATAT CCCTGATGTGGTTAATTGCTCAGCACGAACTGGATTGGACTTGCTGAGCAAACATTATGATGATGCTATTGGGTTTGATATAGTTTTCTTCTTACCGGATAGTGAGGATGATTTCGCTTCATATACGGAGTTCTTGCGGTACCTGGGTTCAAAAGATAGGGCTGGTGTTGCCAAGTTTGATGATGGCACCACCTTATTTTTGGTGCCTCCATCTGACTTCCTCACTAGAGTTCTTAAAGTTTCTGGACCGGAACGTCTATATGGAGTAGTTCTGAAGTTTCCTCAAGCAGTGCCTACTAGCACAACCATGATTCCTCGGCCAATGCATTCCCATGCAGATTCTCACAAAATGACCTCTTTGCATGCAGGATATAGTGCTAGTCCTCCAGAAGAGAGGGTTTTGCCTTTGGACAATTCTAGGGTTTTGCCTGAGGATCCAAAATTGCCTCCAAAAGCTTCTTTTCCTGTGACCAGCTCTCTCCCTGCACACTCTATACCACCAACCACAGTAGCATCCCAAGCTAGTTTAGCTTTGACACCTGAACTGATTGCTACTCTAACTGCTTTGCTACCTGCTAACAATGGTTCTTCTGGTTCACAAACTGCATCATTGCCTCAGACGCCCTCTATGCTGGGTGCAAGATCAAATGTTGCTGCTGGGCCTGACACTAATGCAGCCCTCTGGAAGCATGAGCTTCAGGCCCTAGATCACAATGGTCAGCTTGTCCAACAGCTGGGTAGCCAGATCAATTCCCAATTGCAACATCTTCAAGTGGCTCAGTCTGCTCCTACAGCTTCAAACTCTACTGGCTATTACCCTCAGATGTTGAATTCATATGGCCAAATGCATGATCGCCCAATGAATTTGACACCTCAAGGTGCCACTTCATCCAAACCATTGGCTCCTTCGATTCCTCTACAAAGTGGATCAGTTTCAGTGGCACCAGAGATGAACCAGCATTATCAACCAGGGAGTTCTCAGGATGTTTTGAGGGGCCAGGGGATGGATAATGGACCAGATGCTCTAAGGTTCTATAATTCATCTAATGTCCAGCCACCGGTATATCCTGTTGCATTATCCAATCAAGTTCAACTTAATGGTGTTTCCCCGCCACAGCCCTACATGCCGCAACCTTCTCAAGTGGATGTCACGCATCAAAGTCAGCCGCCACAGACTGCACCATTTGGGGGGTCACAAGAAAGTGCTGAAACTGAGGCAGATAAAAATGAACGTTACAAGACAACGCTGTTATTTGCTGCCAATCTTCTCTCTCGAATTCACCAGCCATCGGGTAATCAACCTGGACAGGGTGCAGGGGgtcattga